The DNA segment ACGTCGTGGTCGACGAGCTCGACGAGTTGATCCCCGCCGTGAGACGCGCCGCTGAGACATCCCGCGCATTAGAGACATCCGCCGAAACACCGAAGGAAACCGCATGAGGTTCGCCGACACCGACCCCCTGAACCGCACCCGGTTCCCGCTCGACGAGTGGTCGCTCATCGAGACCGAGTTCGGCGAGGCCGACCAGGGCCGCACCGAGACGCTCTTCGCGGTCGGCAACGGTTACCTGGGCCTCCGCGGCAACGTCGAGGAGGGTCGCGACGGCTTCGCGCACGGCACGTTCGTCAACGGGTTCCACGAGACGTGGCCGATCCGCCACGCGGAAGAGGCGTTCGGGTTCGCGCGCGTGGGGCAGACGATCGTGAACGCGCCCGACGCGAAGATCATCCGCCTGTACGTCGACGACGAGCCGCTCGTCGTCACGGAGGCCGAGATCCTGAACTACGAGCGGCGCCTCGACTTCCGCCAGGGCACGCTCAGCCGCTCGCTCGAGTGGCGCACGCCGTCGGGCAAGCGCGTGCTCATCACGAGCCGCCGCATGACGAGCTTCACCGACCGCCACCTCGCACTGCTCGACTACGAGGTCGAGCTGCTCGACGCGGACGCCGCGATCACGATCTCCAGCCAGATCCTCAACCGTCAAGACGGGCGCGACGAGTACCGCTCGGGCGTGACCGAAGAGCTACCCGCGTCGTTCGACCCGCGCAAGGCCGAGGCGTTCACCGATCGCGTGCTGCAGCCGCGCGTGAAGCGGCACGAAGACGGCCGCTACGTCCTCGGCTACCAGACGACGAACTCGGGCATGACGATCGCGGTCGGTGTGCAGCACACGATCGACACGAAGAGCGAATGGTCGGAATCGGGCACGATCGGCGACGACCTCGCGAAGCACATCTATAAGGTGCGCGGCCGCAAGGGCGAGCCGATCCGCATCACGAAGGCGGTCAGCTACCACACGGCCCGCAAGGTGCCGGCGCGCGAACTCGTCGACCGCTGCGACCGCAGCCTCGACCGGGCGGCCGAGGTCGGCGTGCCCGAGATCTTCGCCCAGCAGCGCGCGTGGCTCGACGACTTCTGGGAGCGCTCCGACGTCGAGATCGCCGGCCAGCCGGTCATGCAGCAGGCGGTGCGGTGGAACCTGTTCCAGCTCGCGCAGGCGAGTGCGCGCACCGACGGCGGCGGCGTCGCCGCGAAGGGCGTGTCGGGTTCGGGGTACGGCGGTCACTACTTCTGGGACTCCGAGGTCTACGTGATGCCGTTCCTGAGCTACACGTCGCCGCTCGCGGCCCGCAATCTCCTGCGATTCAGGCAGCGGATGCTTCCCGCCGCCCGTGCTCGTGCGACCGAGTTGAACCAGCTCGGCGCCCTGTTCCCCTGGCGGACGATCAACGGGCTCGAGACATCCGCCTATTACGCCGCGGGCACCGCGCAGTACCACATCGACGCCGACATCTCGTATGCGCTCGTCCAGTACGTCGCGGCGACGGGCGACCGCGACTTCCTCGCGCGCGGCGCGATCGACATCCTCGTCGAGACCGCGCGCCTGTGGGAAGACCTCGGCTTCTGGCGCACGAACGCCGACGACGTGTTCCACATCCACGGCGTGACGGGCCCCGACGAGTACACGACCGTCGTGAACGACAACCTGTACACGAACATCATGGCGAGGGCGAACCTCGAGCAGGCGGCGTTCGCCGTCGATCGGCTGCAGGTCGACGACCCGGTCGAGTACCGCAAGCTCGTCGAGCGGCTGGGCGTGACGCCCGCCGAGGTCGCGAGCTGGCGGCGCGCGGCGGCGTACATGTACATCCCGTACGACGCGAAGCTCGGCGTGCACCCGCAGGACTCGGCGTTCCTCGAGAAGGAGCTCTGGGACCTCGAGCACACGCCCGACAACCGGCGCCCGCTCCTGCTTCACTACCACCCGCTCGTCATCTACCGCTTCCAGGTGCTCAAGCAGGCCGATGTCGTGCTCGCCCTGTTCCTCCAGGGCGACCGCTTCTCGATGGAGCAGAAGCTCGCCGACTTCGAGTACTACGACCCGCTGACGACGGGCGACTCGACGCTGTCGGCGGTCGTGCAGTCGATCATCGCCGCCGAGGTCGGGTACCACGAGCTCGCGCTGCGGTACTTCCGCTCGGCGCTGTTCGTCGACCTCGCCGATCTGCACCACAACGCGTCCGACGGCGTGCACGTCGCGTCGACGGGCGGGGTGTGGGAGACGCTCGCGTTCGGGTTCGGCGGGTTCCGCGACCACGGCGGGCGCTTCACCTTCGACCCGCGCCTGCCCGACGGCTGGGACTCCCTGACGTTCCGGCTGACGCTCCGCGGCACGCGCGTCCGCGTCACGGTCGAGCACGGCTCGATGACGTTCACGGTCGAGGCGGGCGATTCGGCGAAGGTCTGGGTGCGGGGCGTCGAAGTGACGGTTTCGGCGGATGCCCCGGTGCAGGTGCCGCTCGACGGCCAGGGGCCGCGCATCGTGGGTGCGCCGACGATGCGGGATGTCACGGGCACGCGCCGCGCCGACGGAACCCTCTTGACGGCGTCGATCCCGAACCTGTCGCTCGACATCGATGAAGAAGATTCATCCATGCCGATCGATTGAGCGGTTCCGTTCACAGTCCTGCACGCTATTCTGTCGCGAAGTCAGCGATAGCGATCGGGAGACCTGTGGGCCTACTGGACAACTTCGAGAAAGGTCTCGAACGTGCCGTCAACGGCGCGTTCGCGAAGACCTTCCGCTCGGGCTGCAGCCGGTCGAGATCACCGCGGCCTTGAAGCGAGAGATCGACACGAAGGCTGCGGTCGTCTCGCGCGACCGCGTGCTCGTGCCCAATCGCTTCGTCGTGCGGATGTCTCCCGAAGACCATGAGCGGATGGTGCGCCTCGGCCCCGCCCTCACCGACGAGCTCATCGACCTCGTGCAGAAGCACGCGGCCGGTCAGCGCTTCCAGTTCGCGGGGGGCGTCTCGCTGACGCTGCAGCCCGACGAGAGTCTCTCGGTCGGCATGGTGCAGGTCGACTCGTCGAACGTGAAGGGCGCGGTCGCGTGGACGCCCGTGCTCGACGTCGACGGAAAGCGCTACCCGATCATCAAGGGCCGCACGGTGCTCGGCCGCGGCAGCGAGGCCGACGTGACGCTCGACGACACCGGCACTTCGCGCCGCCACGCCGAAGTGCAGTGGGACGGCTCGCGCGCCCGAGTCCGCGACCTCGGGTCGACGAACGGCACACAGGTGAACGGCCAGAAGGTCGGCGAGGCGATCCTCGAACCCGACTCGGTCATCACGATCGGACACTCGCGCATCGTCTTCCGCGTGCTCGCGCAGGCGAAGGCGGAGACAGGCGCCGCGACCCGACGCAACGACCTCGGCGGGTTCTGGGGGCCGGCCTCGTGAGCGAACTGACCCTCCTCGTCCTGCAGCTCGGCTTCCTCCTCCTCCTCTGGCTCTTCGTCTTCGCAATCGTGTACGCCCTCCGCAGCGACCTCTTCGGTCAGCGCGTGCGCAAGCTCCCCGACACGGCGTCGGCGTCCGCCTCCTCGGCGCCCGCGCCCGTGGCATCCGCCTTCCCCTCCTCGCCGGTCTCGTCCTCGCCGACCGCGCCGGTCTCCGCACCCGCCGGCTCCGCCGGGTTGGGCGGCCCCGTCGGACGCGCCGACGACGCGTCGACCGAGAACGCGACGAAGCTCGTCATCACGTCGGGCGGCAAGTCGGGCGCCGAGTTCCCGCTCGGCCGCGACGAGATCACGATCGGCCGTTCGAGCGACTCGGCGATCATCATCCGCGACGACTACACGTCCACCCACCACGCGCGCCTCATGCTGTGGAACGGACGTTGGATGATCCAAGACCTCGACTCCACGAACGGCACCTACCTCGACGGCGCCCGCGTGACGGTGCCGACGCCGATCCCGCTCGGCGCGACGGTGAAGGTCGGGGCGACGACGTTCGAGCTGCGGCGGTAGCCGATGGCGTCGGTCAAAGCGAGCGCGGCGGTCTCGCACGTCGGTCGGATCCGCGCGAACAACCAAGACAGCGGGTATGCGGGCCGGCAGCTCTTCTTCGTCGCCGACGGCATGGGCGGCCACGCGGGCGGCGACGTCGCGAGCGCGATCGCCACGCACCGGATCGCCGAGGCCGACGGCGACTACGCATCCCCGCCCGTCGCCGCGGCAGAGCTCGAGCAGACCCTCCTCTCGGCGAACCGCCGCATCACCGAGACCGTCGCCGAGCATTCCGAGCTCACGGGCATGGGCACGACCGTCAGCGCGCTCCTCCTCGAAGGCGAGCGGGTCGTCATCGCCCACATCGGCGACTCGCGCATCTACCTGCTGCGCTCGGGCGAACTGAGTCAGATCTCGACCGACCACACGTTCGTTCAGCGCCTCGTCGATGCCGGACGCATC comes from the Agromyces protaetiae genome and includes:
- a CDS encoding glycoside hydrolase family 65 protein; its protein translation is MRFADTDPLNRTRFPLDEWSLIETEFGEADQGRTETLFAVGNGYLGLRGNVEEGRDGFAHGTFVNGFHETWPIRHAEEAFGFARVGQTIVNAPDAKIIRLYVDDEPLVVTEAEILNYERRLDFRQGTLSRSLEWRTPSGKRVLITSRRMTSFTDRHLALLDYEVELLDADAAITISSQILNRQDGRDEYRSGVTEELPASFDPRKAEAFTDRVLQPRVKRHEDGRYVLGYQTTNSGMTIAVGVQHTIDTKSEWSESGTIGDDLAKHIYKVRGRKGEPIRITKAVSYHTARKVPARELVDRCDRSLDRAAEVGVPEIFAQQRAWLDDFWERSDVEIAGQPVMQQAVRWNLFQLAQASARTDGGGVAAKGVSGSGYGGHYFWDSEVYVMPFLSYTSPLAARNLLRFRQRMLPAARARATELNQLGALFPWRTINGLETSAYYAAGTAQYHIDADISYALVQYVAATGDRDFLARGAIDILVETARLWEDLGFWRTNADDVFHIHGVTGPDEYTTVVNDNLYTNIMARANLEQAAFAVDRLQVDDPVEYRKLVERLGVTPAEVASWRRAAAYMYIPYDAKLGVHPQDSAFLEKELWDLEHTPDNRRPLLLHYHPLVIYRFQVLKQADVVLALFLQGDRFSMEQKLADFEYYDPLTTGDSTLSAVVQSIIAAEVGYHELALRYFRSALFVDLADLHHNASDGVHVASTGGVWETLAFGFGGFRDHGGRFTFDPRLPDGWDSLTFRLTLRGTRVRVTVEHGSMTFTVEAGDSAKVWVRGVEVTVSADAPVQVPLDGQGPRIVGAPTMRDVTGTRRADGTLLTASIPNLSLDIDEEDSSMPID
- a CDS encoding FHA domain-containing protein FhaB/FipA, translated to MSELTLLVLQLGFLLLLWLFVFAIVYALRSDLFGQRVRKLPDTASASASSAPAPVASAFPSSPVSSSPTAPVSAPAGSAGLGGPVGRADDASTENATKLVITSGGKSGAEFPLGRDEITIGRSSDSAIIIRDDYTSTHHARLMLWNGRWMIQDLDSTNGTYLDGARVTVPTPIPLGATVKVGATTFELRR